A stretch of Triticum aestivum cultivar Chinese Spring chromosome 1D, IWGSC CS RefSeq v2.1, whole genome shotgun sequence DNA encodes these proteins:
- the LOC123182342 gene encoding protein G1-like7, whose translation MDSPGTAGPSSSSAGDAQQPVALAVAPPQPPPPQQQLSRYESQKRRDWNTFLQYLRNHRPPLTLARCSGAHVIEFLKYLDQFGKTKVHASGCAHYGQPSPPAPCPCPLRQAWGSLDALIGRLRAAYEESGHAPESNPFAARAVRIYLREVRDGQAKARGIPYEKKKRKRTPALPAGAAGEGTSSSSAAAAVPGRGEGGEQSGSGTAAASPLPSPTGAQAEGSSVTAAPSTSRV comes from the coding sequence ATGGACTCCCCGGGCACCGCCGGCCCTTCGTCCTCCTCCGCGGGCGACGCGCAGCAGCCGGTGGCGCTGGCGGTGGCgcccccgcagccgccgccgccgcagcagcagctGAGCAGGTACGAGTCGCAGAAGCGGCGGGACTGGAACACGTTCCTGCAGTACCTGCGCAACCACCGCCCCCCGCTGACGCTGGCGCGGTGCAGCGGCGCGCACGTCATCGAGTTCCTCAAGTACCTCGACCAGTTCGGCAAGACCAAGGTGCACGCGTCCGGCTGCGCGCACTACGGCCAGCCCAGCCCGCCCGCGCCCTGCCCCTGCCCGCTCCGCCAGGCCTGGGGCTCCCTCGACGCGCTCATCGGCCGCCTCCGCGCCGCCTACGAGGAGAGCGGCCACGCGCCCGAGTCCAACCCCTTCGCCGCGCGCGCCGTGCGGATCTACCTCCGCGAGGTCCGCGACGGCCAGGCCAAGGCCAGGGGCATACCCTACGAGAAGAAGAAGCGCAAGCGCACGCCGGCGCTCCCTGCCGGCGCTGCCGGGGAGGGGACGAGCTCGTCGTCGGCCGCCGCGGCTGTCCCGGGCCGCGGCGAAGGAGGAGAGCAAAGTGGCAGCGGCACCGCGGCGGCTTCACCGCTGCCGTCGCCCACCGGCGCCCAGGCGGAAGGGAGTAGCGTCACCGCTGCACCAAGCACCTCTCGAGTATAG